CTCAACTGAGAGCTGCCCTGCCAAACATTAAAAGGACACAACTTGAAAATGGAATCTACTTCAACTTATTGGATGTGGAGAAATTTGCACACAAGTTCACATTCCCTGCACCCGGAAAGACCTGCGGATTTGTGCATGACCATGTGATTAAGGAATTGGGAGAGGACAAGCCGATTGTTACATTGGGTCATGGACCTGATTTCGGTGTGTTCAGGGCAACAGATGCCGTTAACGAACAGTATGGATTCAATGTCAATGACATTGTTGCAAAAATGATTGAAAAGGTTCCTCAAGCAGGTGTGGACGGCGGAGGCCACGAATGTGCAGGCTCAATTAAATATATCGAAGGGCTTGGCCAGGAAGTCCTGTATAAGGTTGTAGAGGAAATTCAATCACTATCTAAAAAATGATAAAAATGCGTTCAGGGAATTATTGTAAAGTTTGCGGGCACAGAATATTGCCCAATGAACCGTACTGCACTGGATGTGGGGCTAAAACAGGTTTCGATGCGAGCGATATCGATTGTGTTTTAACACCACCAATCCACAATATCGGTTTTTTTAATTTTCAAATTGATTTTTCACCATATATCATCACAAAAAACGATTTCAAATATGAAATTTGCTCTTGCGGGTATCTAAATGACAAAAACAATGAATTCTGTTACATGTGCGGTGCCAAAAGGTCCGAAAGCAAGTTGGCAAAGATTCTAAAGAGAAAATCAAAGCCGAAATTCTCTGTTGACAATGTGTTGTGCGAATGCGGTGCCGTCAATTCAAAGGAGAACGTCTACTGTGAAATGTGCGGCAAGCAGCTGAAGGAAGATACGATCAATTCAAATGACAATTACAGCAATTTCAACCTGCAGTTTAAAAACTCAATTTTCTGCTTTTGCGGTGAGGAAAATGAAAAGTTCGCACAGTTCTGCCGTAACTGCGGATTGCCGTTAAGCAATTATGGTGCTTTAAACGACATGGCGATATTATGCACATGCTCAACCCTTAATGAAGTCACATCAGACTACTGCATAGGATGCGGCAACAATCTTAAAAGAGAGGACAGGAAGATAGTTTGCGTATGCGGCCACAGGAATTCCCCAAACTTAAGGTTCTGTGAGAATTGCGAAAGGCCATTGAATCCTCAAAGGAACATCAAAACAAGGATAGTCTGTTCCTGTGGAGAGATTCTTGATTGGGATAGTGATTTTTGTCCAAATTGCGGGAAAAATGTTAAATTAACAATAACTCGTAGAAATTCAGTTGATTCGGCTGTCAAAAGTCTTAAGAATATGTTCAGGCAGGGATTGAAATGAAGACATGCGATGTTTGTGGAACAAGGAATTTCAAGGAAAACAATTACTGTACACATTGCGGCAACAAGTTAATCATGGAGCACATATGTCCTGTCTGCGGTGAGATCAACATTGATGCCGCCACACATTGCGTCAAGTGCAACAACCAGTTGAATCCAATAAGCATTGATGATTTTGATATACTCTTCAATGACTTCAATCAGAACCTGTTGGCAAATGCAAATGTTGATGATTCAGAATACCTTGAATTGCTGTCAAATATCTTTGTCCGTGCCGATTACATCGACATTTGGGGTGAAACAACCAAAAATAAGATACTGAACCTTGCAAGCATATTCACGGAATGCAAACCTAAATCCAGAGGCTATGAGAGAGGGTTCATATTCCTTGGAACCTGCATCTTTTATGAGGACAGGTTGGCGGATTCAGTTCAGATAGCCACAATCATACATGAATTGGCCCATTACTTTTTGTTTAATATAATCGAGAGTTTATTATGCGATATCCTAAAGGTCAAGCCTTCATCAGTCATTCAAAGTTTTGTGTGGTATTTCCTAATGTTTCCGGAGTTTAAGATCATGAGCGAATACTGTGCCCACACCGTTGAGGGAAGATTCATTCCATACGGCTATCAGAATTACGGATCGTTCAACAGCCTGGTTGAAAATTGCGGTTTTGATGAGGAATCACTTCAAACTATGATTAAGTTGGGAAATTCATTTGCAAATGAGATAATCGTCTATCTGGAAAAGTATATTGACGATGATTTGAGAAACGAGATAAAGCTGCAATATCGCAAGGACTTGACTCCTCCAACAAACGAATCAATATTATCTGAAACTGATGATTGCTTCAGCATAACTCTAAAAAATAAGCTTTTAATTTCAATGTTGGGTGATGTTTTAAAAGAAGTTTCAAATGATAAAGGTGCCCGAAAAGAATTAGAAAGTATTAAAGATGGAATAGAATTAAGTTAGCTATTCTTTGTTTTCTTTTTCTTTAATAGTTTCCAATACATCTTTACCAGTATCGGTTAATCTGTATAATCTTCCTTTACGAGCTTCTTCGTTTATACATTCAACTATTTCTTTACTTTTCAATTCGCTTAGAACTTTTGAAATATGATTTGTTCTAATTCCACTGTCTTTTGCGATGTTAGTTGGTATCTTAACTTCGTCCCCAATGGATTTCAATGTCTTTTCTCTATATTTTGATATTTGAACATAGGAAGTTAATTTCAAAAGCTCATCACTTCTGTCGACCATGATATGTTATTATATTTCTTATATTATAAATGTTTTATAACATGGTATAATTATTTTAAACACCTTTTTAATTACTTTTTATAAATCCTTAAATTTATTATATAAGTTGTGTAAAATATATTATTATTGATAACATGAAATGCAGTAAATGTGGTTTTGAAAATAAGGACAAGGCAAAATTCTGCACAAAGTGTGGAAACCCATTAGCCGTAGAAAGTCCCCAGCAGAATGTTGCAAGTTCCAATAACTCAAAATATATCATAATTGCTTTAATTGCAATTATTATTGTTTTGGCTGGTGTTTTTGGATATTTTGCAATGAGCAATGGTCAGGATTCTGTTCAAAGCAATGACGCTTCACAGGAAAATGCCTCACAGCAAGCCGAATCAGCAGATGATTCTGCAAAAACTACAACAACATCCTCAAAACAGACTTCAGAAGTTGCAGACGAGAAATCGTGGGAGTCCATTGGTAGTTATTCAGGTTCAGGTTCCGGTTCTCAAACCATTAGCGTTCCTGAAGGTAAGATAATGGTTAAACTATCCGCATACCCTATCAAGAATTATGCAACAAACCACTTGTACGTGACCGGTTCAAACGGTCAGTCCGGTGGAGTGGATTGGGGTTCAAAAAGCGCTGTTGAGACAAGATCCGACTCATTCACATACACTTCCAGTTCTGAAGAGACATTCGTAATAGATTATTATGAAACCGTCAACTGGGAAGTAGAATTCTTTAGATATCAATAGTGATTGTTTTCAATCACTTTATTTTCTTTTTTTAGATAAGTTATTAATATATTAAACAATAAAGTAATTACTATGTTTTTTGATTTGAATGTTAAAGGGGATAGCTTAGGAAACAATGTCAAAATAGCTATTCAGGCTTCCGATTATGGATGGGAGCATATTAATTTTTCATATAATCAAAATGATTTTAAAAATGCGTTGACATTGAGGGATGAGCTGAATGACTCCCTTGACGGAATAATTGATTTTGATTTCACTTTGGAGATTAAATCAACCAACGTCAACGAGATTAGAAAGCATGTCAATAATTTTAGAAGTAGGGCATCATGCATAAGCGTCATAGGCGGGGATTTGAAGGTCAACCGTGCCGTTTTGGAAAACATCAAGATCGATGTGCTTTCAAGGCCTTATCTCAATAGGTTTGATTCAGGCATCAATCAGGTTCTTGCCAAGGAGGCCGTAAGAAACAATGTGGCCATAGAATTGTGTTTCAAGGATGTCCTGAGGACCTATCTCTCTCCAAGGGCCAAGGTGATTTCCAATTTCCGTGATATTTTCGCATTATATAGGAAATTTGATTTTCCGTTAATATTATCCTCAAGGGCCGAAAGCGTCTTTGACATCAGGACAACCCATGATTTCTGTGAAGTATTCAAGCAAGTGGGTCTGGATGAAGACGATATCGCCAGGTCATTCGACACCGCAGGAGCAATTCTTGAATATAATGGGGATCGTGAGAATCTTATTTTTAATGGTGTCAGGAGGGTTGATGATGAAGCTTAAGGTCTTGCCGCCTACATTAAGGAAGAACAATCGTTATCTGACTTTGGACATCAAGATTGCCTCTGAAATCGGTAAGGACGATTTGGTCAACATCATATGGGATGCATGCATCCGCTTTAAGGGGGAGTGCGGCACATCCAATTATAACCTGTGGGTTATGAAATTCTATGAGATGGACCAGACAGAGGAATATCACCATTACAAGGCCATTGTAAGATGCCAGAGGGATTTTGTCGGTGAGGTAAGGTCATCCATTGCCCTTGCAACCAAGTACAATTCCAACGATTTGGCGATTTCAACTATCGGTCTCTCAGGCACCATCAAGGGGTCACAGAAATATATTTAATTACTTTTTGTAAGTTTAAAATAGAAAACTTTATAAATAAATATATTAATAAATATCAATTGGATTTATGGAAAAAGAAATAAAAAACAATTTTAATTTTCTATATGTTAGGAATTAAAATTAAAAATTTGCCTTTTCACGGAGATTTGGTTTTATTTTTTTATGTAGTCGAATTAAATTTAATATTTATAAAAAATATGAGGTATTAATATGCAACCTTTACAAAGTGCAGGATATGACAGGGCTATTACTGTCTTTAGCCCAGATGGAAGACTTTTCCAAGTAGAATATGCAAGAGAAGCTGTTAAAAGAGGAACTACATCAATCGGTGTAAAAAGTTCAGAAGGAATTGTTTTAGCTGTAGACAAAAGAACAACTTCAAAATTGGTTGAAGCATCATCTATCGAAAAGATATTCAAAATAGATGAACATATCGGTGCGGCTACTTCTGGTCTTGTAGCAGATGCAAGGGCATTAGTAGAAAGAGCAAGAGTTGAAGCACAGATTAATAAAATCACTTACAGCGAACCAATCCGCGTAACCAGCTTGTCTAAAAAATTATGTGACATGTTACAGTTATACACCCAAAATGGTGGAGTAAGGCCATTCGGTTCTGCTTTAATCATTGGTGGAGTATACAACGGAAAATGCAAACTATTCGAAACCGACCCAAGTGGAGCCCTAATCGAATACAAGGCAACCGCAATCGGTTCTGGAAGAAACGCTGCAATGGATATTTTCGAAGAAAAATACCAGGATGACATGACATTGGATGAAGCAATTGAATTGGCTTTGACCGCAATCAATGAAGCAACTGACCATGAAACCACATCCAACAACGTTGAAATTGCAGTTATTAAAATTGAAGACGAAAAATACGTAAAACTTCCTCAAGACAAAGTACAGGAATACATTGATGCAGTACTTGCAGAAAAAGAAGAGGAAGAAGCAGAAGAAGTTGAAGAATCCGAAGATGATTCTGAAGAAAGCGAAGAATAATCATTATTCTTAAATTACAAGTTAGGGGATGCTTTGATGGTAAATGTTGATGAAGCTATTATTGCTAAATACGAATACATGGGTGAACACTTTGAAATATTGGTTGACCCTGATTTAGCGGCAGATTATCGTAATCCTGATGGCCCAGATGTTGCCATCGAGGATCTTTTAGCTGTTGAAGAAATTTTCAAAGACTCCAAAAAAGGAGACAAGGCTTCCGAAGAAGCCATGAACAAGATTTTTGAAACTACCGATCCTATCGAAGTTTCTAAAATAATCCTTGAAAAGGGTACTGTTCAATTGACTGCCGACCAGAAAAGGAAGATGCAGGAGGATAAAAGAAAACTGGTTATCAATAAGATATCCAGGGAAGCGATAAATCCTCAAAACGGACTACCTCACCCTGTCCAAAGAATTGAAAACGCATGTGAGGAGGCAAAAGTCAAGTTTGACCCATTCACTTCAGTTGACCAACAGGTCCAGACAGCCCTAAAGGCAATCAAGCCATTGATTCCAATCAGGTTTGAAAAGGTGAAAGTCGCTGTCAGGCTCCCTGGCTCTGCAGCTGGAAGTGCATATAATGTCATTCATGGTTTTGGAGAAATCATAAATGAAGAATGGCAACAGGACGGGTCATGGATTGCAGTCATTGAAATGCCTGGTGGTCTTCAGAACAATTTCGCCGCAAAAATGGCTGAAATTTCAAGTGGAGAAGCGGAAACTAGAACTATTTAGTTAATAAAATTTCATATTTATGGGATTATTATGATATACGTGGAAAATAAAGATTTAGTTATTCCAGGTCAAATATTGGCCGATGACGAATACTATTCAGGAAGAGGTACCTTCAAAGAAAATGGTAAAGTCTGCTCTTCTTTAATGGGACGCGTTTCTTTAAGGAATAAGAAACTTAGAGTTATTCCTTTAAAAAGCAAATACGTGCCTAAAAAAGGAGATGTTGTTATAGGTAAAATCAACGATGTCAGATTCTCCATGTGGGAAGTGGACATTAACTCACCTTACTCAGGAATTTTACCTGCTTTTGAAGTGTTTGGTCGTGAGAAAAAAGAGCTCAACAAAGTTTATGATGTTGGGGATGTGCTATTTTTAAGAGTCGTCGACGTTGATGAAATCAAGAAGGCGAAACTCGGTTTAAAAGGTAGAGGAATGGGTAAATTCAAAGGAGGAATCATTGTAGATATTGCTCCAACTAAAGTTCCTAGATTAATCGGTAAAAAAGGTTCTATGATCAACATGATTAAGGATAAGACCAATTGTAAAATTGTCGTTGGTCAAAACGGTCTCGTTTGGGTAAAAGGAGACGAAGACATGGAACAGCTTACCCGTGAAGTTATTAAATTAATTGAGGAAGAGGCTCATACTTCTGGTTTAACAAACAAAATCAAAAACAAATTATACCTAGCAATTGACGGTGAATTGCCACCTGAAGAAGTAGAGGAATCTGAAGAAAGCGAAGAGGAAGAATTTGTTTTAGAAAAACCAAAACTCCAAAACTTCAAAGAAGAATTGGAACAAGAAGAAAGAGAAGAAGAGGAAGCAAAAAAAGAAATGAATGACAAACCAGATATTGGTGAAGTTATAGAAGAATTCAAAAGGAAAAACAAAAGCAAAGATAATTCCTTATCTTTAAGTGATAACTCTAATAATTCTTTTATATTAAATAATAAATGATTTCATAGTGTGAGAGGTTGAAATATGTCAGATTTAATAAGAGATGATGGTAGGAAATTTGATGAATTACGTCCTATTAAGATTGAAGCAGGTGTTCTTGAACGAGCAGACGGTTCAGCTTACTTGGAAGTTGGTGGAAATAAAATCCTAGTAGCTGTTTACGGTCCTAGAGAATCCTATATTAGAAGATTGCTTGAGCCAAACACTGGTGTAATCAGATGCAGATACAATATGGCTCCATTTTCAGTAGATGACAGGAAAAGACCAGGTCCTGACAGAAGATCTTCTGAAATTTCAAAAATTACTGCTGATGCTTTAAGACCAGCATTAATGTTGGAAAATTATCCTCGTTCAATGATTGATATTTATATAGAAGTAATAGAAGCTGAAGGGGGAACCCGTTGTGCAGGAATCACCGCCGCTTCTGTTGCATTAGTCGATGCAGGTGTGCCTATGAAAGATATTGTTGTAGGTTGCGCTGCAGGTAAAGTTTATGATGAAATCGTCCTTGATTTATCTGAAAAAGAAGATAAAGAAGGTCAAGCTGATGTTCCAATAGCTATGATGCCAAGAACCGGTGAAATCACATTATTACAAAGTGACGGTAACTTAACCGAAGAAGAGTTTGCAAAAGCAATTGACTTAGCTATGGAAGGATGTCGTAAAGTAAACGAACTCCAAAAAGAAGCTTTAATGAAAAAATATGCTATAGAATAAGTGGGTGGAAATATGGAGATAGTACCAGAAATTACAAAAAGAAGTATTAAAAACCTTGTCAACAATGATAAAAGAGAAGATGGCAGGGCACTTGACGAATATAGGGATATTTCTATTGAAACTAATGTTATTTCTAAAGCTGAAGGTTCCGCTCGTGTAAAACTCGGAGGAACTCAAGTTATTGTAGGTATTAAACCACAACTTGGAAGCCCATTCCCAGACACTCCTGACTTAGGAGTTTTAATGACCAATTGTGAAATGTTACCAATGGCTGATCCTAACTTTGAACCAGGACCACCAAGTGATGATTCAATAGAACTCGCACGTGTAGTTGACAGAGGAATTCGTGAAAGCGAATTAGTGGAATTGGACAAGCTATGCGTTGAAGAAGGAAAACACGTTTGGATGTTATTCATCGATTTACACATTATCGATAACTGCGGAAACCTTTTCGATGCATGTGAATTAGCTGTTATGGCTGCTTTGAAAACCACTAAATTGCCTGTTGCAACTATTGAAGATGAAGAAGTTGTCCTTAGTGAAGAAGAAACCTTCGACTTACCGATCAACAATGAATTGGCATTATGTACCTTCGTTAAAATTGGTGACAAGATGGTTATCGACCCAACATTGACTGAAGAGAAAGTTGCTAGCGCTCGCTTAAACGTCGGTGTTACAAAAGACGGTCACATCTGTTCCATGCAAAAAGGTGGAAAAGAACCATTGACTAAAGACGATATTCTTTTCGCTGTCAACATGGCAGTAACAAAAACAAAAGAGTTAATAGAACATCTTTAAATGTCCGTTGGACGATTAAGATTTCTAAATTCTTTTTTTTCTATTTTTTTATTATCTATCAAAACAAATTTCGCATCTATTTTTTCTATGAGTCCCTTGATGTGCAGGACATCCCCTTCAATCAGACTTTCAATTTCGGGAATGATGTTTCTGCTGTAAATGGAATGAAGCGGCTCTGATGTCTTTAACCTGTCTTCATCATCATGGTATGGGACAATTGCCTGATAGTCTGTGTCAATTTCATTAAAAATAGTGTTTATATAGTTTTTGGAAACATATGGGCTGTCACAAGGCAACACCAATGCATAGTCGCTTTTGATTTCGCCAAGCCCTGTCATGATTCCTGGCATCGG
This is a stretch of genomic DNA from Methanobrevibacter thaueri. It encodes these proteins:
- a CDS encoding zinc ribbon domain-containing protein, whose protein sequence is MRSGNYCKVCGHRILPNEPYCTGCGAKTGFDASDIDCVLTPPIHNIGFFNFQIDFSPYIITKNDFKYEICSCGYLNDKNNEFCYMCGAKRSESKLAKILKRKSKPKFSVDNVLCECGAVNSKENVYCEMCGKQLKEDTINSNDNYSNFNLQFKNSIFCFCGEENEKFAQFCRNCGLPLSNYGALNDMAILCTCSTLNEVTSDYCIGCGNNLKREDRKIVCVCGHRNSPNLRFCENCERPLNPQRNIKTRIVCSCGEILDWDSDFCPNCGKNVKLTITRRNSVDSAVKSLKNMFRQGLK
- a CDS encoding zinc ribbon domain-containing protein encodes the protein MKTCDVCGTRNFKENNYCTHCGNKLIMEHICPVCGEINIDAATHCVKCNNQLNPISIDDFDILFNDFNQNLLANANVDDSEYLELLSNIFVRADYIDIWGETTKNKILNLASIFTECKPKSRGYERGFIFLGTCIFYEDRLADSVQIATIIHELAHYFLFNIIESLLCDILKVKPSSVIQSFVWYFLMFPEFKIMSEYCAHTVEGRFIPYGYQNYGSFNSLVENCGFDEESLQTMIKLGNSFANEIIVYLEKYIDDDLRNEIKLQYRKDLTPPTNESILSETDDCFSITLKNKLLISMLGDVLKEVSNDKGARKELESIKDGIELS
- a CDS encoding winged helix-turn-helix domain-containing protein, whose product is MVDRSDELLKLTSYVQISKYREKTLKSIGDEVKIPTNIAKDSGIRTNHISKVLSELKSKEIVECINEEARKGRLYRLTDTGKDVLETIKEKENKE
- a CDS encoding zinc ribbon domain-containing protein encodes the protein MKCSKCGFENKDKAKFCTKCGNPLAVESPQQNVASSNNSKYIIIALIAIIIVLAGVFGYFAMSNGQDSVQSNDASQENASQQAESADDSAKTTTTSSKQTSEVADEKSWESIGSYSGSGSGSQTISVPEGKIMVKLSAYPIKNYATNHLYVTGSNGQSGGVDWGSKSAVETRSDSFTYTSSSEETFVIDYYETVNWEVEFFRYQ
- the rnp3 gene encoding ribonuclease P protein component 3, producing the protein MFFDLNVKGDSLGNNVKIAIQASDYGWEHINFSYNQNDFKNALTLRDELNDSLDGIIDFDFTLEIKSTNVNEIRKHVNNFRSRASCISVIGGDLKVNRAVLENIKIDVLSRPYLNRFDSGINQVLAKEAVRNNVAIELCFKDVLRTYLSPRAKVISNFRDIFALYRKFDFPLILSSRAESVFDIRTTHDFCEVFKQVGLDEDDIARSFDTAGAILEYNGDRENLIFNGVRRVDDEA
- a CDS encoding Rpp14/Pop5 family protein, with the protein product MKLKVLPPTLRKNNRYLTLDIKIASEIGKDDLVNIIWDACIRFKGECGTSNYNLWVMKFYEMDQTEEYHHYKAIVRCQRDFVGEVRSSIALATKYNSNDLAISTIGLSGTIKGSQKYI
- the psmA gene encoding archaeal proteasome endopeptidase complex subunit alpha; protein product: MQPLQSAGYDRAITVFSPDGRLFQVEYAREAVKRGTTSIGVKSSEGIVLAVDKRTTSKLVEASSIEKIFKIDEHIGAATSGLVADARALVERARVEAQINKITYSEPIRVTSLSKKLCDMLQLYTQNGGVRPFGSALIIGGVYNGKCKLFETDPSGALIEYKATAIGSGRNAAMDIFEEKYQDDMTLDEAIELALTAINEATDHETTSNNVEIAVIKIEDEKYVKLPQDKVQEYIDAVLAEKEEEEAEEVEESEDDSEESEE
- a CDS encoding ribosome assembly factor SBDS encodes the protein MVNVDEAIIAKYEYMGEHFEILVDPDLAADYRNPDGPDVAIEDLLAVEEIFKDSKKGDKASEEAMNKIFETTDPIEVSKIILEKGTVQLTADQKRKMQEDKRKLVINKISREAINPQNGLPHPVQRIENACEEAKVKFDPFTSVDQQVQTALKAIKPLIPIRFEKVKVAVRLPGSAAGSAYNVIHGFGEIINEEWQQDGSWIAVIEMPGGLQNNFAAKMAEISSGEAETRTI
- the rrp4 gene encoding exosome complex RNA-binding protein Rrp4, which translates into the protein MIYVENKDLVIPGQILADDEYYSGRGTFKENGKVCSSLMGRVSLRNKKLRVIPLKSKYVPKKGDVVIGKINDVRFSMWEVDINSPYSGILPAFEVFGREKKELNKVYDVGDVLFLRVVDVDEIKKAKLGLKGRGMGKFKGGIIVDIAPTKVPRLIGKKGSMINMIKDKTNCKIVVGQNGLVWVKGDEDMEQLTREVIKLIEEEAHTSGLTNKIKNKLYLAIDGELPPEEVEESEESEEEEFVLEKPKLQNFKEELEQEEREEEEAKKEMNDKPDIGEVIEEFKRKNKSKDNSLSLSDNSNNSFILNNK
- the rrp41 gene encoding exosome complex exonuclease Rrp41, producing the protein MSDLIRDDGRKFDELRPIKIEAGVLERADGSAYLEVGGNKILVAVYGPRESYIRRLLEPNTGVIRCRYNMAPFSVDDRKRPGPDRRSSEISKITADALRPALMLENYPRSMIDIYIEVIEAEGGTRCAGITAASVALVDAGVPMKDIVVGCAAGKVYDEIVLDLSEKEDKEGQADVPIAMMPRTGEITLLQSDGNLTEEEFAKAIDLAMEGCRKVNELQKEALMKKYAIE
- the rrp42 gene encoding exosome complex protein Rrp42, with product MEIVPEITKRSIKNLVNNDKREDGRALDEYRDISIETNVISKAEGSARVKLGGTQVIVGIKPQLGSPFPDTPDLGVLMTNCEMLPMADPNFEPGPPSDDSIELARVVDRGIRESELVELDKLCVEEGKHVWMLFIDLHIIDNCGNLFDACELAVMAALKTTKLPVATIEDEEVVLSEEETFDLPINNELALCTFVKIGDKMVIDPTLTEEKVASARLNVGVTKDGHICSMQKGGKEPLTKDDILFAVNMAVTKTKELIEHL
- a CDS encoding molybdenum cofactor guanylyltransferase, encoding MSNDYENGENIKSCIILCGGKSSRMGQDKGSMIIQDKPMIKHILSTLNHQITEAIIVLNDKERIDRYCGFINPDDYSFDLSFVEDKIKDKGPMPGIMTGLGEIKSDYALVLPCDSPYVSKNYINTIFNEIDTDYQAIVPYHDDEDRLKTSEPLHSIYSRNIIPEIESLIEGDVLHIKGLIEKIDAKFVLIDNKKIEKKEFRNLNRPTDI